The proteins below are encoded in one region of bacterium:
- a CDS encoding response regulator: MVISVVSFVAFTAYGIGKGLDQGATFVAGLTTIVSYLLFSVAWYAMVRRYPGACPRRRMVTILTDLGIMTVFMHLGSQHVTSYYPIFLWVIIGNGIRFGTRFLQFGIVAGGFGFGSLLLFNEYWSTHLNLGMGLLVGVIVLPMFFMGVLRRLRQVTDLEIELARSKLADKAKDQFLATMSHEIRTPMNGVLGMAEALRDTDLDEQQQEHLEIITRSTESLLHIINDILDYSKITANNLTLEEIPFDLKQVLGDVHQLLESTATSKGIKLVFDYPERVPRHFRGDPMRVRQIVLNLVGNAIKFTEKGHVKLSCTTHPKDTSLVRLVVADTGVGIPEDRLHAVFKQFEQADNSTTRQFGGTGLGLAISRQLALMMGGDISVRSGVGEGSVFTVDLRIERHAPPQPVPAPAVAAAAAESRDARELPQYGFRALVVEDNKFNQVVMKNLAQRLGITVDMAENGAEALEMVENADYDLVFMDVRMPVMNGHEATRRIRARSDHRAGLPILAVTAEATKNDVAACLESGMNLHLAKPVRVVDLVAAIESLNLPLRQPA; this comes from the coding sequence GTGGTCATCTCTGTGGTCTCTTTCGTCGCGTTCACGGCGTACGGGATCGGCAAGGGCCTCGATCAGGGCGCGACCTTCGTCGCCGGTCTGACCACCATCGTCTCCTACCTGCTGTTCTCGGTGGCCTGGTACGCCATGGTGCGGCGCTATCCGGGCGCCTGTCCGCGGCGGCGCATGGTGACGATCCTCACCGACCTGGGCATCATGACCGTGTTCATGCACCTGGGCAGCCAGCACGTCACGTCGTACTACCCGATCTTCCTCTGGGTGATCATCGGCAACGGCATCCGCTTCGGGACGCGCTTCCTGCAGTTCGGCATCGTCGCCGGCGGGTTCGGCTTCGGGTCGCTGCTGCTGTTCAACGAATACTGGAGCACGCACCTGAACCTGGGCATGGGGCTGCTGGTCGGCGTCATCGTGCTGCCCATGTTCTTCATGGGCGTGCTGCGGCGCCTGCGCCAGGTCACCGACCTGGAGATCGAGCTGGCCCGCTCGAAGCTGGCCGACAAGGCCAAGGACCAGTTCCTGGCCACCATGAGCCACGAGATCCGCACGCCCATGAACGGCGTGCTCGGCATGGCCGAGGCCCTGCGCGACACCGACCTGGACGAGCAGCAGCAGGAGCACCTGGAGATCATCACGCGCTCGACCGAGTCGCTGCTGCATATCATCAACGACATCCTCGACTACTCGAAGATCACGGCCAACAACCTGACCCTCGAGGAGATCCCCTTCGACCTGAAGCAGGTCCTCGGCGACGTGCACCAGTTGCTCGAGTCGACGGCCACCTCCAAGGGGATCAAGCTCGTGTTCGACTATCCGGAGCGCGTGCCGCGCCACTTCCGGGGCGACCCCATGCGGGTGCGCCAGATCGTGCTGAACCTGGTCGGCAACGCCATCAAGTTCACCGAGAAGGGGCACGTGAAGCTGAGCTGCACGACGCATCCCAAGGACACGTCGCTGGTGCGGCTGGTCGTGGCGGACACGGGCGTGGGCATTCCCGAGGACCGGCTCCACGCCGTCTTCAAGCAGTTCGAGCAGGCCGACAACAGCACCACGCGCCAGTTCGGCGGCACGGGTCTGGGCCTGGCCATCAGCCGCCAGCTCGCCCTGATGATGGGCGGCGACATCAGTGTCCGCAGCGGCGTGGGCGAGGGCAGCGTCTTCACGGTCGACCTGCGGATCGAACGCCATGCGCCGCCGCAGCCGGTGCCGGCGCCCGCCGTCGCCGCGGCCGCCGCCGAGTCCCGCGACGCCCGCGAGCTGCCCCAGTACGGCTTCCGGGCCCTGGTGGTCGAGGACAACAAGTTCAACCAGGTCGTCATGAAGAACCTGGCCCAGCGCCTGGGCATCACCGTGGACATGGCGGAGAACGGGGCCGAGGCCCTGGAGATGGTGGAGAACGCCGACTACGACCTGGTCTTCATGGATGTGCGCATGCCGGTCATGAACGGCCACGAGGCCACCCGCCGCATCCGCGCGCGCAGCGACCACCGGGCGGGCCTGCCCATCCTGGCGGTCACCGCCGAGGCGACCAAGAACGACGTCGCCGCCTGCCTGGAATCGGGCATGAATCTGCACCTGGCCAAACCGGTGCGGGTGGTGGATCTGGTGGCGGCGATCGAGTCGCTGAACCTGCCCCTGCGCCAGCCGGCCTGA
- the ovoA gene encoding 5-histidylcysteine sulfoxide synthase translates to MSSTVMRSPVLDRGTAAEKRREIKAYFTSTWELYERLFEVMATDEAYYLRADPLRHPLIFYLGHTATFFVNKLVLAKLIDRRVNPEFESMFAIGVDEMSWDDLDGRNYDWPPVAAVFAYRNEVRRVVENLIDGMPLEVPVRWEDPAWAVLMGIEHERIHLETSSVLIRQLPLEHVRPHAAWPVCPEAGPAPANDPVTVPAGRVTLGKDRHHALYGWDNEYGRLERDIAGFRAARLLVSNGEFRAFVQAGGYRERKYWTEEGWGWRTYMDAQAPRFWRGDDGAGWRLRCLAEEIPMPWNWPVEVNQLEAKAFCNWKAAVTGEPVRLPTEEEWHRLLDTSGLPDQPDWNGAPGNINLAYYASSVPVDTHRQGDFHDVVGNVWQWTETPISGFNGFEVHPLYDDFSTPTFDTQHNLMKGGSWISTGNEATRDARYAFRRHFYQHAGFRWIVSEAPVEIRADVYETDALISQYCEFHYGAEYYGVPNFPRRTAELCREAVGDRPVRRALDLGCATGRATFELARFCDFVTGIDFSARFIRVGIEMQEKGYVRYQLPEEGELVSYHEKSLTDLGLADVRGKVEFWQGDAHNLKPQFTDYDLVLACNLVDRLYEPRRFLDAIADRLTPGGTLVLFSPYTWLEEFTPKEKWLGGRKVDGENVTTLEGLHAALAPRFAPVGDPRDVEFVIRETKRKFQHTVSQMTVWRRREV, encoded by the coding sequence ATGTCCAGCACGGTGATGAGATCGCCGGTCCTCGATCGGGGCACGGCCGCGGAGAAGCGACGCGAAATCAAGGCGTACTTCACCAGCACGTGGGAGCTGTACGAGCGCCTGTTCGAGGTCATGGCCACCGACGAGGCGTACTACCTGCGGGCCGATCCCCTGCGCCATCCGCTCATCTTCTACCTCGGCCACACGGCCACCTTCTTCGTCAACAAGCTGGTGCTCGCGAAGCTCATCGACCGGCGCGTGAATCCGGAATTCGAATCGATGTTCGCCATCGGGGTCGACGAGATGAGCTGGGACGACCTGGACGGCCGCAACTACGACTGGCCGCCGGTGGCGGCGGTCTTCGCCTACCGCAACGAGGTGCGCCGCGTGGTCGAGAACCTCATCGACGGGATGCCCCTCGAGGTGCCCGTGCGCTGGGAAGACCCCGCCTGGGCCGTCCTGATGGGGATCGAGCACGAGCGCATCCACCTCGAGACGAGTTCGGTGCTGATCCGCCAGCTGCCCCTGGAGCACGTGCGCCCCCACGCCGCGTGGCCGGTGTGCCCGGAGGCCGGTCCCGCGCCTGCCAACGATCCCGTGACGGTGCCGGCGGGTCGCGTGACCCTGGGCAAGGACCGCCATCACGCCCTCTACGGCTGGGACAACGAGTACGGCCGGCTCGAGCGCGACATCGCCGGCTTCCGCGCCGCGCGACTGCTGGTGAGCAACGGCGAGTTCCGCGCGTTCGTGCAGGCCGGCGGCTACCGCGAGCGGAAGTACTGGACCGAGGAAGGCTGGGGCTGGCGCACGTACATGGATGCGCAGGCGCCCCGGTTCTGGCGCGGCGACGACGGCGCGGGCTGGCGGCTGCGCTGCCTGGCCGAGGAGATCCCCATGCCGTGGAACTGGCCGGTCGAGGTGAACCAGCTCGAGGCCAAGGCCTTCTGCAACTGGAAGGCGGCCGTCACCGGCGAGCCGGTTCGCCTGCCCACCGAGGAGGAGTGGCACCGCCTGCTCGACACGTCCGGCCTGCCCGACCAGCCGGACTGGAACGGCGCCCCCGGCAACATCAACCTCGCGTACTACGCCTCGTCGGTGCCGGTCGACACCCATCGCCAGGGCGACTTCCACGATGTCGTGGGCAACGTCTGGCAGTGGACCGAGACGCCCATCAGCGGCTTCAACGGCTTCGAGGTGCACCCGCTGTACGACGACTTCTCGACCCCCACCTTCGACACGCAGCACAACCTGATGAAGGGCGGCTCGTGGATCAGCACCGGCAACGAGGCCACCCGCGACGCGCGCTACGCCTTCCGGCGCCACTTCTACCAGCACGCCGGTTTCCGCTGGATCGTCAGCGAGGCCCCGGTCGAGATCCGGGCCGACGTCTACGAGACCGACGCCCTGATCAGCCAGTACTGCGAGTTCCACTACGGCGCGGAGTACTACGGTGTGCCCAACTTCCCGCGCCGCACGGCCGAACTGTGCCGCGAGGCGGTCGGCGACCGGCCGGTGAGGCGGGCCCTGGACCTGGGCTGCGCCACCGGACGGGCGACCTTCGAACTGGCGCGTTTCTGCGACTTCGTCACCGGCATCGACTTCTCGGCCCGCTTCATCCGCGTCGGTATCGAGATGCAGGAGAAGGGGTACGTCCGCTACCAGCTGCCCGAGGAGGGCGAACTCGTCTCCTACCACGAGAAGTCGCTGACGGATCTGGGCCTGGCCGACGTGCGCGGCAAGGTGGAGTTCTGGCAGGGCGATGCCCACAACCTCAAGCCCCAGTTCACCGACTACGACCTGGTGCTCGCGTGCAATCTCGTCGACCGCCTGTACGAGCCGCGCCGGTTCCTCGACGCCATCGCCGACCGGCTGACGCCCGGCGGCACCCTCGTGCTCTTCTCGCCCTACACCTGGCTCGAGGAGTTCACGCCGAAGGAGAAGTGGCTCGGGGGACGGAAGGTCGACGGCGAGAACGTGACCACGCTCGAAGGGCTGCACGCGGCCCTCGCGCCGCGCTTCGCGCCGGTGGGCGATCCGCGCGACGTGGAGTTCGTGATCCGCGAGACGAAGCGGAAGTTCCAGCACACGGTCAGCCAGATGACGGTGTGGCGCCGTCGCGAGGTCTAG
- a CDS encoding aminotransferase class V-fold PLP-dependent enzyme has translation MFQLRDDVTFLNHGSFGACPREVFAVYQELQRELEAEPVDFLSLERSLPGRLAAARARVAGFLGAERDEIVFVPNATTGMNIVARSLALGPGDEVLTTDHEYGAIDRTWTFLCEKSGARYVRRPLPGPLDDPDAVVAAVWAGVTPRTRVLALSHITSPTALVLPVAPLVARARAAGIITVIDGAHAPGQIDLDLGRLGADFYTGNLHKWLQAPKGAAFLHARAEVQHLVEPLVVSWGWRSARPGPSRFVDEQEWTGTRDPSAWLAVPAALDFWEREEWPAVAAECRDLLRTARRELLAWAGTPPLATAEPWLAQMATVRLPDGLDPVALGAFLRRERSVEIPVFAFADRGWLRISIQGYNTPDDVAALLAGLRAFPRS, from the coding sequence CTGTTCCAGCTGCGCGACGACGTGACGTTCCTCAACCACGGCAGCTTCGGGGCGTGTCCGCGCGAGGTTTTCGCGGTCTACCAGGAGCTGCAACGCGAGCTCGAGGCCGAACCGGTCGATTTCCTGTCCCTCGAGCGGTCCCTGCCCGGTCGGCTGGCCGCGGCCCGGGCCCGCGTGGCCGGGTTCCTGGGGGCGGAGCGTGACGAGATCGTGTTCGTGCCCAACGCCACGACCGGCATGAACATCGTGGCCCGCTCGCTCGCGCTCGGGCCCGGCGACGAGGTGCTCACCACCGACCACGAGTACGGCGCCATCGACCGCACCTGGACCTTCCTCTGCGAGAAGTCCGGCGCCCGCTACGTGCGCCGTCCGCTGCCCGGGCCCCTGGACGATCCGGACGCCGTCGTGGCGGCCGTGTGGGCGGGGGTCACGCCGCGCACCCGCGTGCTCGCCCTCAGCCACATCACCTCGCCCACGGCGCTGGTGCTGCCGGTGGCCCCGTTGGTGGCGCGGGCCCGGGCCGCCGGGATCATCACCGTCATCGACGGCGCCCATGCGCCCGGGCAGATCGACCTGGATCTCGGCCGCCTGGGGGCCGACTTCTACACCGGCAACCTGCACAAGTGGCTGCAGGCCCCCAAGGGCGCGGCGTTCCTCCACGCGCGCGCCGAGGTGCAGCACCTGGTCGAGCCCCTCGTGGTCAGCTGGGGCTGGCGCAGCGCGCGGCCCGGGCCGAGCCGCTTCGTGGACGAGCAGGAGTGGACGGGCACCCGCGACCCCTCGGCCTGGCTGGCGGTGCCCGCCGCCCTGGACTTCTGGGAGCGGGAGGAGTGGCCGGCCGTGGCGGCCGAATGCCGCGACCTGCTGCGCACCGCCCGCCGGGAGCTGCTCGCCTGGGCCGGCACGCCGCCTTTGGCGACGGCGGAGCCGTGGCTCGCCCAGATGGCGACGGTCCGGCTGCCCGACGGCCTGGACCCCGTCGCCCTCGGCGCGTTCCTGCGGCGGGAACGGAGCGTGGAGATCCCGGTGTTCGCCTTCGCCGATCGGGGCTGGCTGCGGATCTCGATCCAGGGCTACAATACGCCCGACGACGTCGCGGCCCTGCTGGCGGGGCTGCGCGCCTTTCCCCGCTCCTGA
- a CDS encoding methyltransferase, which yields MTGGDGQEDLVLAGTPWPLRRLPLKRDDRLRAWDTADLQLLEAACDDAELAAAGPVLVVNDAFGALAVPLHGRVAASWGDSHLAELALRYNLVANGCAADAVPFVPATETPRAPVGLVLLKLPRSLVLLRDQLLRLRTVLAPDAHVLVGGMIKHTPMSVWRLLEEIIGPARTSQGRRKARYGHARLALREGLPAAEPDVAFDLPDTDLSLVSGPNVFSRERPDAGSRLLLAHLPQRDDACRAVDLGCGNGMLAVALALRCPAARITGVDISHQAVASARQNAVQVPDGPTRLEFRVDDAAAGLADESCDLVVCNPPFHQGHATGDLQAWEMFKAARRILRPGGELLVVGNRHLGYHVKLRRLFDAVDLLGSDRRFVVLRAVRSTSRT from the coding sequence ATGACGGGCGGCGACGGTCAGGAAGACCTCGTCCTCGCCGGCACCCCGTGGCCCCTGCGCCGCCTGCCCCTCAAACGCGACGACCGGCTGCGGGCCTGGGACACGGCCGACCTGCAGCTGCTCGAAGCCGCCTGCGACGACGCCGAACTGGCCGCCGCCGGCCCCGTCCTGGTGGTCAACGACGCCTTCGGGGCCCTTGCCGTGCCGCTGCACGGGCGGGTGGCCGCCTCGTGGGGCGATTCCCACCTGGCCGAACTGGCCCTGCGGTACAATCTGGTCGCGAACGGCTGCGCGGCCGACGCCGTGCCCTTCGTGCCGGCCACGGAAACCCCGCGTGCTCCCGTCGGTCTCGTGCTGCTCAAGCTGCCGCGCAGCCTCGTGCTGCTGCGCGACCAGTTGCTGCGGCTGCGCACGGTGCTGGCCCCGGACGCCCACGTCCTGGTCGGCGGCATGATCAAGCACACGCCCATGAGCGTCTGGCGGCTGCTCGAGGAGATCATCGGGCCGGCCCGCACCTCCCAGGGCCGGCGCAAGGCCCGCTACGGCCACGCCCGCCTCGCCCTGCGCGAGGGACTGCCCGCGGCCGAACCCGACGTCGCGTTCGACCTGCCCGACACCGATCTGAGCCTCGTCAGCGGCCCCAACGTGTTCTCGCGGGAGCGACCCGACGCCGGTTCGCGCCTGCTGCTCGCCCACCTGCCGCAGCGCGACGACGCCTGCCGGGCCGTGGACCTCGGCTGCGGCAACGGGATGCTGGCGGTGGCCCTGGCCCTGCGCTGTCCCGCGGCCCGGATCACCGGCGTGGACATCTCCCATCAGGCCGTCGCCAGCGCGCGACAAAACGCCGTCCAGGTGCCGGACGGTCCGACGCGGCTGGAGTTCCGCGTCGACGACGCGGCGGCGGGCCTCGCCGACGAGAGCTGCGACCTCGTGGTGTGCAATCCCCCCTTCCACCAGGGGCACGCCACCGGCGACCTGCAGGCCTGGGAGATGTTCAAAGCCGCCCGGCGCATCCTGCGGCCGGGCGGCGAACTGCTGGTGGTGGGCAACCGCCACCTGGGCTATCACGTCAAGCTGCGCCGCCTCTTCGACGCGGTCGACCTGCTCGGGTCGGACCGGCGCTTCGTGGTGCTGCGCGCCGTCAGAAGTACCAGCCGAACCTGA
- a CDS encoding UTP--glucose-1-phosphate uridylyltransferase, whose product MSGADFNAVAARMRAADLPEIVIRNFAHAHAQLAAGATGLIPEAEIVPVTSLPGPEDVTERHRERGRRELARAILLKLNGGLGTGMGLDRAKSLLPVKDGLTFLDIIARQARATGIPLVLMNSFSTRDDTLAALAAYPELAGEIPLDFLQHKVPKLTEDGLGPIAWPAAPDLAWCPPGHGDIYPALVTSGLLPRLLAAGYRYAFVSNADNLGAVMDPDLLGYFAAEGLPFMMEVAERTPADRKGGHLAMTPAGQLLLRESAQCPEADVAAFQDVTRHRYFNTNNLWLDLVALQDELDRRDGVLGLPLIRNRKTVDPRDPDSPAVIQLETAMGSAIAVFAGAGALRIASERFAPIKKTNDLLDVRSDNYVLTPDYQVRANPERTLPRLVVDLDPAHFGFVDQLDARFPHGVPSLLHCSRLRVAGDVRFGRDVVLSGDVEIRNDGPDPLQVPDGARLTGLWTG is encoded by the coding sequence ATGTCCGGCGCGGACTTCAACGCCGTGGCGGCCCGCATGCGCGCGGCCGACCTGCCCGAGATCGTCATCCGCAACTTCGCCCACGCCCACGCCCAACTGGCGGCGGGCGCGACGGGACTCATTCCCGAGGCGGAGATCGTGCCGGTGACGAGCCTGCCCGGCCCCGAAGACGTCACCGAACGCCATCGGGAGCGGGGGCGGCGCGAACTCGCGCGGGCGATCCTGCTCAAGCTGAACGGGGGGCTGGGCACGGGCATGGGGTTGGACCGGGCGAAGTCGCTGCTGCCGGTCAAGGACGGCCTGACCTTCCTGGACATCATCGCGCGCCAGGCCCGGGCCACCGGCATTCCGCTCGTGCTCATGAACAGCTTCAGCACCCGCGACGACACCCTCGCCGCCCTGGCCGCCTATCCGGAACTCGCGGGCGAGATCCCCCTGGACTTCCTGCAGCACAAGGTGCCGAAGCTCACGGAAGACGGACTCGGCCCCATCGCGTGGCCGGCGGCCCCCGACCTGGCCTGGTGCCCGCCCGGCCACGGCGACATCTATCCGGCCCTGGTGACGAGCGGGCTGCTGCCCCGGCTCCTGGCGGCCGGCTACCGCTACGCGTTCGTCTCGAACGCCGACAACCTGGGCGCCGTCATGGATCCCGACCTCCTGGGCTACTTCGCGGCGGAGGGCCTGCCGTTCATGATGGAGGTGGCCGAGCGCACGCCGGCCGACCGCAAGGGCGGCCACCTGGCCATGACGCCGGCCGGGCAGCTGCTGCTGCGCGAGTCGGCCCAGTGCCCGGAAGCCGACGTCGCGGCCTTCCAGGACGTGACCCGCCACCGCTACTTCAACACGAACAACCTGTGGCTCGACCTCGTGGCCCTGCAGGACGAGCTCGACCGTCGGGACGGGGTGCTGGGCCTGCCGCTGATCCGCAACCGGAAGACCGTCGATCCGCGCGACCCCGACTCGCCGGCGGTCATCCAGCTCGAGACGGCCATGGGCTCGGCCATCGCCGTCTTCGCCGGCGCCGGGGCCCTGCGCATCGCATCGGAGCGTTTCGCGCCGATCAAGAAGACCAACGACCTGCTCGACGTGCGTTCGGACAACTACGTGCTGACCCCGGACTACCAGGTGCGGGCCAATCCCGAGCGCACGCTGCCGCGCCTGGTGGTCGACCTCGACCCCGCCCACTTCGGTTTCGTCGACCAGCTCGACGCCCGCTTCCCCCACGGGGTGCCTTCGCTGCTCCATTGCTCCCGTCTGCGCGTCGCCGGCGATGTCCGGTTCGGCCGCGACGTGGTGCTCAGCGGCGACGTCGAGATCCGCAACGACGGCCCGGACCCCCTGCAGGTGCCCGACGGGGCCCGCCTGACGGGACTCTGGACCGGGTAG
- a CDS encoding crotonase/enoyl-CoA hydratase family protein, translating into MRHETDTSSPWGTYEQLDVEYDPDQKAVWYHLAPHSRPCFNLDLLGELKDFQDRLVAMNRGGEGDPATLPVRYTVLASRTPGVFNLGGDLQLFAGLIRAQDRDGLFHYAKSCIDVLYPNTVNFDQPLTTITLVQGDALGGGFEAAISSNVVIAERSAKFGLPEVLFNLIPGMGAYSFLIRKTSPATAERIIMSGELLSADEMFELGLVDVVVEDGEGEEAAVNFIHRHRKRGNSHVAMGRIRQCVNPVTYDELIRITRIWVDAALNLTDRDLRMIERLVQAQNRRAAAAEPAAPRAMEGHG; encoded by the coding sequence ATGCGACACGAGACCGACACCTCGTCCCCGTGGGGAACCTACGAGCAGCTCGACGTCGAGTACGATCCCGACCAGAAAGCCGTCTGGTACCACCTGGCTCCCCACTCCCGGCCCTGTTTCAACCTCGACCTGCTGGGCGAGTTGAAGGACTTCCAGGACCGCCTGGTGGCCATGAACCGGGGGGGCGAGGGCGATCCGGCCACGCTGCCGGTGCGCTACACGGTCCTCGCGAGCCGCACCCCCGGCGTGTTCAACCTGGGCGGCGACCTGCAGCTCTTCGCCGGGCTGATCCGGGCCCAGGACCGCGACGGCCTCTTCCACTACGCCAAGTCGTGCATCGACGTCCTGTATCCGAACACGGTGAACTTCGACCAGCCCCTGACCACCATCACCCTGGTGCAGGGCGACGCCCTCGGGGGCGGCTTCGAGGCGGCCATCAGTTCGAACGTGGTCATCGCCGAGCGCAGCGCGAAGTTCGGCCTGCCCGAGGTGCTCTTCAACCTCATCCCGGGCATGGGCGCCTACAGCTTCCTGATCCGCAAGACGAGCCCCGCCACCGCCGAGCGCATCATCATGAGCGGCGAACTGCTGTCCGCCGACGAGATGTTCGAACTCGGGCTGGTCGACGTCGTCGTCGAGGACGGCGAGGGCGAAGAGGCCGCGGTGAACTTCATCCACCGCCACCGCAAGCGGGGCAACTCCCACGTGGCCATGGGCCGCATCCGCCAGTGCGTCAACCCCGTCACCTACGACGAACTGATCCGCATCACCCGGATCTGGGTCGACGCCGCCCTGAACCTCACCGACCGCGACCTGCGCATGATCGAGCGGCTGGTCCAGGCCCAGAACCGGCGGGCGGCGGCGGCCGAACCGGCGGCGCCCCGGGCGATGGAAGGTCACGGCTAG
- a CDS encoding tetratricopeptide repeat protein, with the protein MGRTATSRQFAPSKIANKPSDYDHDYADEQVRRAGRYLEAGRIDRAEACLRSGLERAPDHAECTAYLGVCLAAGQRKYVTAEKLVKNILASNPYDPTAWYALGRINLLGGRREQAFRNFAKAKQVSRDDAGVEKMVDQMDPRRPPVLTFLPRNNPLNVWLGRLRSHFSSE; encoded by the coding sequence GTGGGTCGGACCGCGACGAGCCGGCAATTCGCCCCGTCGAAGATCGCCAACAAGCCTTCGGACTACGACCATGACTACGCCGACGAGCAGGTGCGCCGGGCGGGACGCTATCTCGAGGCGGGACGCATCGACCGGGCGGAGGCCTGTCTGCGGTCGGGTCTCGAGCGGGCGCCGGACCATGCCGAGTGCACGGCCTATCTGGGGGTTTGCCTCGCGGCGGGCCAGCGCAAATACGTCACGGCGGAAAAGCTGGTCAAGAACATCCTGGCCAGCAATCCCTACGACCCCACCGCCTGGTACGCCCTCGGGCGCATCAACCTCCTCGGCGGACGGCGCGAGCAGGCGTTCAGGAATTTCGCCAAGGCGAAGCAGGTCTCGCGCGACGACGCGGGGGTCGAGAAGATGGTCGACCAGATGGACCCGCGGCGCCCGCCGGTGCTCACCTTCCTGCCCCGCAACAACCCGCTCAACGTCTGGCTCGGGCGGCTGCGATCGCACTTCTCGTCCGAGTGA
- a CDS encoding YceI family protein gives MSQSHRIARLFVVTALLVAAVPVLGATYDIDGSHSSVNFQIKHLAISKVNGTFDSFEGSFEFVPGQPDQWSVAATIDAASVNTGNKDRDDHLRNPDFFDVAKYPTLSFKSTSLEMANETEGTLKGELTMHGVTKAVELDLELLGTVTDPWGNERAGFSASGKINRKEWGLTYNAALETGGLVLGEDVKITLEIEGIKRK, from the coding sequence ATGTCGCAATCGCATCGCATCGCCCGCCTGTTCGTGGTCACGGCCCTGCTCGTGGCGGCGGTGCCCGTCCTGGGCGCCACCTACGACATCGACGGCAGCCACAGCTCGGTGAACTTCCAGATCAAGCACCTGGCCATCAGCAAGGTGAACGGGACCTTCGACAGCTTCGAGGGCAGCTTCGAGTTCGTGCCCGGCCAGCCCGACCAGTGGTCGGTCGCCGCGACCATCGACGCGGCCAGCGTCAACACGGGCAACAAGGACCGGGACGACCACCTGCGCAATCCCGACTTCTTCGACGTGGCCAAGTACCCGACCCTGAGCTTCAAGTCGACCTCGCTGGAGATGGCGAACGAGACGGAGGGCACGCTGAAGGGCGAGCTGACCATGCACGGCGTGACGAAGGCCGTCGAGCTGGACCTCGAGCTGCTCGGCACCGTGACCGACCCCTGGGGCAACGAGCGGGCCGGCTTCAGCGCCTCGGGCAAGATCAACCGCAAGGAGTGGGGCCTGACCTACAACGCGGCCCTGGAGACGGGCGGTCTCGTGCTCGGCGAGGACGTCAAGATCACCCTGGAGATCGAAGGCATCAAGCGCAAGTAG
- a CDS encoding MarR family transcriptional regulator codes for MSRLQQEIKQNRAFASPEQETFLNLVRSAGALSAPFNQLFKDHELSLPQYNVLRILRGHDGVGLSCSQISERMVTRDSDITRLVDRLVKGDLASRRRSESDRRVVLIGITARGRRLLADLEGPVTDAHKSTLGHLSAAELAELNRLLVKARSPESEDN; via the coding sequence ATGTCCCGCCTGCAGCAGGAGATCAAGCAGAACCGCGCCTTCGCGTCGCCCGAGCAGGAGACCTTCCTGAACCTCGTGCGCAGCGCCGGCGCCCTGAGTGCCCCCTTCAACCAGCTGTTCAAGGACCACGAGCTGAGCCTCCCCCAGTACAACGTGCTGCGCATCCTGCGCGGGCACGACGGGGTGGGGCTCTCGTGTTCCCAGATCAGCGAACGCATGGTCACGCGGGATTCGGACATCACCCGTCTGGTCGATCGCCTCGTGAAGGGCGACCTGGCCAGCCGGCGGCGCTCCGAGTCGGACCGGCGCGTGGTGCTGATCGGGATCACGGCCCGGGGTCGCCGCCTGCTGGCGGACCTGGAAGGTCCCGTCACGGACGCCCACAAGTCGACTCTCGGCCACCTCTCGGCCGCGGAGTTGGCGGAATTGAACCGGCTCCTGGTCAAGGCCCGGAGTCCGGAATCCGAAGACAACTAG